In a genomic window of Gloeocapsopsis dulcis:
- a CDS encoding DUF2243 domain-containing protein, translating into MDVQDETQRYSPLVAAGVFLGLGLGGFFDGILLHQILQWHHMLSSIRPPISVPDLELNMVGDGLFEAGTWLMTIVGVVLLWQAGKREDVAWSSRTFFGSILIGAGLFNLVEGLIDHQILAIHHVKPGSNELIWDVGFLVVGVMLAIVGWLLIRADKRRSHLVTDKNL; encoded by the coding sequence ATGGATGTACAAGACGAGACGCAACGCTACAGCCCGTTAGTTGCCGCTGGTGTTTTCCTCGGTCTGGGTTTAGGAGGGTTCTTCGATGGTATTCTACTGCACCAAATCCTCCAGTGGCATCATATGTTAAGTAGTATCCGACCTCCTATATCTGTCCCAGACTTAGAGTTAAACATGGTAGGGGATGGCTTGTTTGAGGCGGGCACATGGTTGATGACGATTGTGGGAGTTGTTTTACTTTGGCAAGCAGGGAAGCGTGAAGATGTAGCTTGGTCGTCTCGTACTTTTTTTGGCTCAATTCTCATCGGTGCAGGGCTGTTTAACTTAGTAGAAGGGTTGATTGACCATCAGATTTTGGCTATTCACCACGTCAAGCCAGGATCTAACGAGTTAATTTGGGATGTTGGCTTTCTCGTTGTTGGAGTAATGCTTGCGATAGTTGGATGGCTTTTGATTCGTGCTGATAAGAGGCGATCGCATTTAGTCACAGATAAAAATCTCTGA
- a CDS encoding NADAR family protein: MTIYFYKVNEPYGCFSNFSPHGVFLQGRHWQTVEHYYQAQKFVGTPEATIIPVIYAVKTPEEAAALGRDCTRQLRADWEQVKIPVMREAVLQKFLTHKDIQAMLLSTGDALLVENSPTDYYWGCGIDKTGQNHLGKVLMSVRQQIRSVYPKENCC, encoded by the coding sequence ATGACTATTTACTTTTATAAAGTGAATGAGCCTTATGGCTGTTTCTCTAACTTTTCACCTCATGGAGTTTTTTTACAAGGTAGACATTGGCAAACCGTTGAGCACTACTATCAAGCACAAAAGTTTGTTGGGACACCAGAAGCAACGATTATCCCTGTCATTTATGCAGTAAAAACTCCAGAAGAAGCAGCCGCGCTAGGACGTGATTGCACGCGCCAATTGCGTGCCGATTGGGAGCAGGTTAAAATTCCTGTAATGCGAGAAGCTGTCTTACAAAAATTTCTGACACACAAAGATATTCAAGCAATGTTACTTTCTACTGGAGATGCGCTTCTGGTCGAGAACTCACCTACCGATTACTATTGGGGTTGTGGTATAGACAAAACAGGTCAAAACCATCTTGGAAAAGTTCTCATGAGCGTACGCCAGCAAATTCGTTCAGTATATCCTAAAGAAAATTGCTGCTAG
- a CDS encoding glycosyltransferase family 4 protein translates to MKILVLTWEFPPRVVGGIARHVAELYPELVKLGHEVHLMTVEFGQAPLYEVVDGIDVHRVPVAPADDFFHWVVNLNESMGHHGAKLMLEEGSFDIIHAHDWLVGDAAIALKHNFKVPLIATMHATEHGRHNGIHNNIQQYIDGKEKLLAYNAWRVIVCTDYMRREVEWALQTPGNKIDVIYNGIRPEKKRHHEFDVMNFRRQFAEDGESIVYYVGRMTYEKGVSVLLNAAPKVLWEMGGHVKFVMIGGGHVDHLKRQAWDLGIWDKCYFTGFMSDEPLNKFQTIADCAVFPSLYEPFGIVALESFAARVPVVVSDTGGLPEVVQHTKTGIVTWTNNPDSLAWGILEVLKNPGYKQWLIDNAYEDLDRRFNWYKLARQTENVYNQVVQERSQVFWM, encoded by the coding sequence ATGAAAATTCTGGTGTTGACCTGGGAGTTTCCACCTCGAGTTGTTGGGGGAATTGCCCGCCACGTAGCGGAGTTGTATCCAGAACTCGTCAAGCTTGGGCATGAAGTTCATTTAATGACAGTAGAATTCGGGCAAGCACCTTTATACGAAGTTGTAGACGGAATTGACGTACATCGCGTACCAGTAGCGCCAGCCGACGACTTTTTTCACTGGGTAGTGAACTTAAATGAAAGTATGGGGCATCATGGGGCGAAACTGATGCTAGAAGAAGGTTCTTTTGATATTATCCATGCGCATGACTGGTTGGTAGGAGATGCGGCGATCGCACTCAAGCATAACTTCAAAGTGCCCTTAATTGCGACAATGCATGCAACCGAACACGGTCGTCACAACGGGATTCACAACAATATCCAGCAGTACATTGACGGTAAAGAAAAGCTGTTAGCTTACAACGCCTGGCGAGTCATAGTTTGCACAGACTACATGCGTCGAGAAGTGGAATGGGCACTACAAACTCCTGGGAATAAAATCGACGTCATCTACAACGGTATTCGTCCTGAGAAAAAGCGACACCATGAATTTGATGTCATGAACTTTCGTCGCCAATTTGCCGAAGATGGAGAAAGTATTGTGTACTATGTAGGTCGCATGACCTATGAAAAGGGTGTTTCAGTGTTACTCAATGCCGCTCCCAAAGTGTTGTGGGAAATGGGCGGTCATGTTAAATTTGTCATGATTGGCGGTGGTCATGTTGACCATTTAAAGCGCCAAGCATGGGATTTAGGAATCTGGGATAAGTGCTATTTCACAGGTTTTATGAGTGATGAACCACTCAATAAATTTCAAACTATTGCAGACTGTGCTGTATTTCCCAGCCTCTATGAGCCTTTTGGAATTGTTGCATTAGAAAGCTTTGCCGCAAGAGTTCCTGTCGTAGTTTCTGATACAGGCGGTTTACCAGAAGTTGTCCAGCACACCAAAACTGGGATTGTTACTTGGACAAATAATCCAGATTCTCTGGCTTGGGGAATTTTAGAAGTCTTAAAGAATCCTGGTTACAAACAGTGGTTGATTGATAATGCTTACGAAGATTTAGACCGACGGTTTAATTGGTATAAATTGGCACGGCAAACCGAGAATGTTTACAATCAGGTAGTGCAAGAGCGATCGCAAGTGTTTTGGATGTAG
- a CDS encoding hybrid sensor histidine kinase/response regulator, which translates to MSGDSSRLQQIVWNLLSNAVKFTPTGGRIEVHLQRVSNHAQIQVKDDGKGIHPNFLPYVFEYFRQEDGTTTRKFGGLGLGLAIVHQITELHGGTVKAESCGEEQGATFIVQLPLLQNDSQVNEQKRNHSSCVLHLQGVRVLVVDDEVDMQELVLAILEQYGAEVRIAASATDALLILDSFVPDVLISDIGMPNIDGYMLMRQVRQRSRVPAIALTAYAGEYDQQQAMTAGFQDHLAKPVEPEKLVQAIANLIK; encoded by the coding sequence GTGTCGGGTGATAGCAGTCGCCTGCAACAAATTGTCTGGAATTTATTATCGAATGCAGTTAAATTCACTCCTACAGGCGGACGCATTGAAGTTCATTTGCAACGGGTTAGCAATCATGCACAAATTCAAGTCAAGGACGATGGTAAGGGAATTCATCCCAATTTTTTGCCATATGTATTTGAATACTTCCGTCAAGAGGATGGTACAACTACTCGTAAATTTGGAGGACTTGGGTTAGGGCTGGCGATTGTCCACCAAATCACTGAGTTACATGGAGGTACTGTCAAAGCTGAAAGTTGTGGAGAAGAACAAGGCGCAACTTTTATTGTGCAATTACCACTGCTGCAAAATGACTCGCAAGTGAATGAGCAAAAGAGGAATCACTCTTCCTGTGTTCTACATTTACAAGGCGTTCGCGTTCTCGTTGTAGACGATGAAGTTGATATGCAAGAGTTGGTACTAGCAATCTTAGAACAGTATGGAGCCGAAGTGCGCATTGCTGCATCTGCCACAGACGCCTTGTTGATCCTTGATTCGTTTGTGCCTGATGTCTTGATTAGTGATATTGGTATGCCAAATATTGATGGCTATATGCTGATGCGACAAGTTAGGCAGCGTTCTAGAGTTCCCGCAATTGCCCTTACCGCTTACGCTGGAGAGTACGATCAACAACAAGCAATGACTGCCGGATTTCAGGATCATCTTGCCAAGCCTGTAGAACCAGAAAAGTTAGTACAGGCGATCGCCAATTTAATTAAATAA
- a CDS encoding DUF2079 domain-containing protein codes for MLFKLQKSGIRLLIGAAIAFFVLNLILGLHRYYSFYATFDQGIFNQVFWNNLHGRFFQSSLSSSLSTNVVHSGEIPEVYYHRLGQHFTPALLLWLPIYALFPSPATLTILQVTFVTAAGLVLYVLARQYLTPAIAAMITASFYAANAVLGPTQSNFHDISQIPLFVFGLLLAMEKRWWWLFWLLALLTLAVREDSGIVLFGVGFYLIASRRYSRIGLAVCALSFGYMLVLTNAIMPLFSQDISRRFMLERFGQYADGSEASTLDIIWGMVSNPWRLVVELFTPFFGTIKYLIGQWLPLAFVPAVAPASWAIAGFPLLKLFLGQGQSVLAINIRYAMTVVPGLFYGAILWWSRHPRKFKPAFRRFWVICICLSLFFSFTSSTSSLNRSFYFLLPDSFNPWVYVSLPQQWHHVRQMRSLLAQIPANASVAATTYIVPHLSSRREILRWPMFQLRNDAREVIEMEYVIVDLWQLQQYQAAFEEERQLLQTSITIIDQLTNNQQYGILDLQDGVILMQRGIASQPYAITAWLTLRQQILKSKV; via the coding sequence ATGTTATTCAAACTGCAGAAGTCAGGAATTAGGTTATTGATTGGGGCGGCGATCGCATTTTTTGTGCTGAACTTAATCTTGGGGTTGCACCGCTACTATAGCTTTTACGCGACGTTCGACCAAGGTATTTTTAACCAAGTATTTTGGAACAATCTGCACGGTAGATTTTTTCAAAGTTCGCTTTCTTCAAGCCTATCGACTAACGTCGTCCATAGCGGCGAAATTCCTGAAGTTTACTACCACCGTTTAGGACAACACTTTACGCCAGCATTGCTGCTGTGGCTACCAATCTACGCGCTGTTTCCTTCCCCAGCAACTCTTACTATTTTACAGGTCACGTTTGTTACTGCGGCGGGGTTAGTGTTATATGTCTTAGCACGACAATATCTCACACCCGCGATCGCCGCCATGATTACTGCTAGCTTCTATGCTGCGAATGCGGTTTTAGGTCCAACACAATCAAATTTTCATGATATCAGCCAAATTCCCTTGTTTGTTTTTGGGCTACTTCTGGCGATGGAAAAACGTTGGTGGTGGCTATTTTGGCTACTTGCACTCTTAACTTTAGCAGTGCGGGAAGATAGCGGTATTGTTTTATTTGGAGTCGGCTTTTATTTAATTGCTAGTAGACGCTATTCGCGTATTGGGCTTGCAGTATGTGCGCTCAGCTTTGGATATATGCTGGTACTGACAAATGCCATCATGCCGCTGTTTTCGCAAGATATTTCCCGTCGCTTCATGTTAGAAAGATTTGGGCAGTATGCAGACGGTTCAGAAGCTTCGACGTTAGATATTATTTGGGGAATGGTGAGTAACCCGTGGCGGTTAGTTGTCGAGTTATTTACGCCTTTTTTTGGCACAATTAAATATTTAATTGGTCAGTGGCTGCCATTAGCGTTTGTGCCTGCAGTTGCACCAGCATCGTGGGCGATCGCTGGTTTTCCGTTACTCAAGTTATTCTTAGGTCAGGGACAATCGGTGTTAGCAATCAACATTCGCTATGCAATGACTGTTGTCCCAGGTTTATTTTATGGTGCAATTCTTTGGTGGTCGCGGCATCCCAGAAAATTTAAACCTGCATTTCGTCGCTTTTGGGTAATTTGTATTTGTTTATCGCTGTTTTTCTCGTTTACTTCCAGCACTTCAAGTTTAAATCGCAGTTTCTATTTTTTATTACCCGATTCGTTTAACCCTTGGGTTTACGTTTCGCTACCCCAACAATGGCATCATGTCAGACAAATGCGATCGCTGCTTGCTCAAATTCCTGCAAATGCTAGTGTTGCTGCAACGACGTATATCGTACCGCATCTTTCGAGTCGCCGTGAAATTTTACGTTGGCCGATGTTTCAATTGCGTAACGATGCGCGAGAAGTTATTGAGATGGAGTATGTGATCGTAGATTTATGGCAACTACAGCAATATCAAGCCGCTTTTGAAGAAGAACGGCAATTATTACAAACTAGTATCACAATTATCGATCAACTCACTAATAACCAACAATACGGAATTCTTGATCTTCAAGATGGTGTCATTTTGATGCAGCGCGGCATAGCTTCGCAACCATATGCAATAACAGCATGGTTGACCTTACGGCAACAGATCCTAAAGTCAAAAGTTTGA
- a CDS encoding TldD/PmbA family protein, giving the protein MPSPLADAQNLLTELIARYAPRVDYLMIRLEESEGTDILLRGDKVETLSEGISIGGQVRACYKGGWGLSSFNQLETITERIEEAVLAARIVGDEETQLADVEPVQDSCFVSLSGTDPRLISLATKKALCDRYSEMLKTVDSRITTTSVRYSDSAQRIILASSEGTLIEQAWVDMEMRFAATARNGDTVQTGRETTGSRKAYEDLTSLDEQVIGAAQRAIAALSLPPVKGNTYTVVIDPILSGLFVHEAFGHLSEADMAYENPDLLEAMSLGRRFGPEELQIFDGASPAGHRGSYFYDDEGTPATTTQLIKDGVLVGRLHSRETAGKLDETATGNARCLNYHYAPIVRMTNTWIEPGKTPVADLFTGIKEGVYARNWLGGMTNGEMFTFSAGEAWMIRNGQIAEPVRDVTLSGNVFQTLTDIEAIGDDFYWDESGGCGKGGQNGLPVGCGGPSLRIRDVVVGGEAV; this is encoded by the coding sequence ATGCCCTCACCACTAGCTGATGCTCAAAATTTATTAACCGAGTTGATTGCGAGATATGCTCCTCGGGTTGATTATCTAATGATTCGCCTTGAAGAATCCGAAGGGACTGATATTTTACTGCGTGGCGACAAAGTAGAAACCCTGAGTGAAGGAATTTCAATTGGCGGACAAGTGCGGGCTTGCTACAAAGGTGGCTGGGGTTTAAGTAGCTTTAATCAGTTAGAAACGATTACCGAAAGAATTGAGGAAGCCGTATTGGCAGCGCGGATTGTCGGTGATGAAGAAACGCAACTAGCTGATGTGGAACCTGTGCAAGATAGCTGCTTTGTGTCATTGAGTGGTACTGATCCCCGCTTGATTTCTTTAGCGACCAAAAAAGCATTATGCGATCGCTACAGCGAAATGCTCAAGACTGTAGATTCACGCATCACAACAACTTCAGTACGTTACAGCGATAGTGCCCAACGAATCATCTTAGCAAGTTCTGAAGGTACTCTAATTGAACAAGCCTGGGTAGATATGGAAATGCGCTTTGCAGCTACTGCAAGAAACGGCGACACAGTCCAAACCGGAAGAGAAACAACAGGTTCGCGTAAAGCCTACGAAGATCTTACAAGCCTAGACGAACAAGTTATTGGCGCAGCACAACGAGCGATCGCAGCTTTATCCTTACCACCTGTCAAAGGTAATACTTATACCGTCGTCATTGACCCTATTTTAAGCGGTTTATTTGTCCACGAAGCTTTTGGTCATCTTTCAGAAGCAGACATGGCTTACGAAAATCCTGATTTGCTAGAAGCGATGAGTCTTGGACGCAGATTTGGTCCTGAAGAACTCCAAATTTTTGATGGTGCTTCCCCTGCGGGACATCGGGGAAGTTACTTCTATGATGATGAAGGTACACCGGCAACAACGACACAACTGATCAAAGACGGTGTATTAGTCGGACGCTTGCACTCCCGCGAAACTGCTGGCAAATTGGATGAAACAGCAACAGGTAATGCGCGGTGTCTTAATTACCACTATGCCCCAATTGTGCGCATGACAAATACCTGGATTGAGCCAGGAAAAACTCCCGTAGCAGATTTGTTTACTGGGATTAAAGAAGGAGTTTATGCGCGTAACTGGCTAGGAGGAATGACGAATGGCGAAATGTTTACATTCAGTGCGGGTGAAGCTTGGATGATTCGCAACGGACAAATTGCCGAACCTGTGCGCGATGTCACTTTATCAGGTAATGTATTTCAAACTTTGACGGATATTGAAGCGATCGGAGATGATTTCTATTGGGATGAATCTGGCGGCTGCGGTAAAGGCGGACAAAATGGTTTACCTGTAGGTTGTGGCGGTCCTAGTCTGCGGATTCGCGATGTCGTCGTTGGTGGTGAAGCAGTGTAA
- a CDS encoding Uma2 family endonuclease, with protein sequence MSIETTEQNQTWDVDWQPPMPPTDLIFDDGEPLETNRHRIAMNVLIRSLKHHWAEHTDFFTGGNMFIYYSSRQAKNRDFRGPDFFVVLGVDSDPSRLGWVVWEEGGRYPDVIIELLSASTKEVDLGAKKTLYEQVFRTRDYFVFDPFDANSLQGWHLDLDQGYQPLAPNEQNLLWSHTLGLWLGTWTGVVEDDNATWLRFYDSSGLVLLPEEAERQRAETERQRAETERQKSERLAARLRELGEDPDVL encoded by the coding sequence ATGTCAATCGAAACAACTGAACAAAATCAAACTTGGGATGTAGATTGGCAGCCTCCTATGCCACCTACAGACTTAATTTTCGACGATGGAGAACCTTTGGAAACGAATCGCCACCGCATTGCCATGAATGTTTTGATCCGTTCGTTAAAACACCACTGGGCTGAACATACGGATTTCTTTACGGGTGGCAATATGTTTATCTACTACAGCAGTCGCCAAGCTAAAAACCGCGATTTTCGCGGACCTGATTTTTTTGTTGTATTAGGAGTCGATAGCGATCCGTCCCGTCTTGGTTGGGTTGTCTGGGAAGAAGGAGGACGCTACCCTGATGTCATTATCGAATTACTTTCTGCAAGTACTAAGGAAGTCGATTTAGGTGCCAAAAAAACCTTGTATGAGCAGGTATTTAGAACACGCGACTATTTTGTGTTCGATCCTTTTGATGCAAACTCCCTGCAAGGATGGCACTTAGATCTTGACCAAGGCTACCAACCTCTTGCGCCTAATGAGCAAAACTTACTGTGGAGTCACACATTAGGTTTATGGTTAGGTACGTGGACTGGAGTAGTTGAAGATGATAACGCCACATGGTTGCGGTTTTATGACTCATCTGGACTAGTGCTATTACCTGAAGAAGCTGAACGTCAACGCGCCGAAACTGAACGTCAACGCGCCGAAACTGAACGCCAAAAATCTGAACGACTCGCAGCAAGATTACGCGAATTGGGCGAAGATCCAGATGTTTTATAA
- the coaE gene encoding dephospho-CoA kinase (Dephospho-CoA kinase (CoaE) performs the final step in coenzyme A biosynthesis.) translates to MKSQNRRIIGLTGGIATGKSTVAHYLATHHHLPIFDADIYAREAVEVGSPVYQAIAQRYGLDLFLEDGTLNRKKLGDIIFNNAEERVWLEQQIHPYVRDRFAEAIQKPYPKIVCVIPLLFEAGITDLVTEIWVVICSPQQQLERLMQRNQLTREQALARINSQMSLAEKASRADVVLDNSSTPEALLQQIDAVIKNRPSA, encoded by the coding sequence ATGAAAAGTCAAAACCGCCGCATTATTGGTTTAACAGGTGGAATTGCGACAGGGAAATCGACTGTTGCCCATTACTTAGCAACTCACCATCACCTGCCAATCTTCGATGCAGATATTTATGCAAGAGAAGCTGTTGAAGTGGGTTCTCCAGTTTATCAAGCGATCGCACAGCGCTACGGTTTAGATCTTTTTCTTGAAGATGGTACGCTGAATCGGAAGAAGCTAGGAGATATTATCTTTAACAATGCAGAGGAACGAGTTTGGCTAGAACAACAAATTCATCCTTATGTCCGCGATCGCTTTGCTGAAGCAATTCAAAAACCCTATCCAAAAATTGTGTGCGTCATTCCGTTATTGTTTGAAGCAGGTATAACCGATTTAGTGACAGAAATTTGGGTTGTGATTTGTTCCCCACAACAGCAACTTGAAAGATTAATGCAACGTAACCAACTTACCCGCGAACAAGCGCTAGCCCGCATCAATAGTCAAATGTCGCTAGCAGAAAAAGCATCCCGCGCCGATGTTGTTTTAGATAACTCTTCGACACCAGAAGCATTATTGCAACAAATCGATGCAGTCATCAAAAATAGACCTTCTGCATGA
- the cobA gene encoding uroporphyrinogen-III C-methyltransferase has protein sequence MTSKGKVYLVGAGLGNVAYLTVRALQLLTQAEVLVYDALVDDQLLQLVPQNCLKLDVGKRGGKPSTPQAEINQLLVKYCQLGKQIVRLKSGDPFIFGRSAAEIDALIAPNCPFEVIPGISSALAAPLLAGIPLTDPTLSSCFAVFTAHEPEKLDWEALARLETLAILMGGKQLSAIVQQLLHYRRSPQTPVAIIKWAGTPKQQIWTSDLANIQIVTAGVSLSPVIIIVGEVVTLRERLNAKIEIKFPALDMLPDQLPLRGKTILITRSAGQSSQFSDRLATLGANVIEMPALEIGPPVSWEDLDRAIAHIADFDWLVLTSTNGVDYFFTRLATQGKDARVLAGVKIAVVGEKTAHSLEQHGLHPDFIPPSFIADALVEHFPEALLGKKVLFPRVETGGREVLVKEFTAKGADVVEVAAYESRCPQTISPDALKALQQQVVDVITFASSKTVKNFCQLLASHGGANLDSICIASIGPLTSKACQQQFGRVDIEAEEYTLEGLAQAIVQWPKH, from the coding sequence ATGACTAGTAAGGGCAAAGTTTATCTTGTCGGTGCAGGGTTAGGTAATGTAGCCTATCTTACAGTAAGAGCGCTGCAACTATTAACGCAAGCTGAAGTTTTGGTTTATGATGCTCTTGTCGATGATCAACTATTGCAATTAGTACCTCAAAATTGTCTCAAACTTGATGTGGGCAAGCGTGGGGGAAAACCTAGTACACCGCAAGCAGAAATTAACCAGCTATTAGTAAAATATTGTCAACTTGGGAAACAGATAGTTCGACTAAAATCTGGCGATCCATTTATTTTTGGGCGTTCTGCTGCTGAAATTGATGCTTTAATTGCTCCTAACTGCCCGTTTGAAGTTATACCAGGAATCTCTTCAGCTTTAGCTGCACCCTTACTTGCAGGCATACCCTTAACTGATCCAACTTTAAGTAGTTGTTTTGCTGTTTTTACCGCCCACGAACCAGAAAAACTCGATTGGGAAGCGCTAGCGCGGTTAGAAACGCTCGCGATTTTAATGGGAGGAAAGCAGTTATCAGCAATTGTACAGCAATTACTACACTACAGGCGATCGCCGCAAACTCCTGTAGCAATCATTAAGTGGGCTGGAACTCCAAAACAGCAAATTTGGACGAGTGACTTAGCAAATATTCAAATAGTGACAGCAGGTGTCTCGCTTTCACCAGTCATTATCATTGTTGGTGAGGTTGTCACGCTCAGAGAGCGTTTAAATGCAAAGATAGAGATTAAATTTCCGGCTCTTGATATGCTACCTGATCAACTTCCTCTACGCGGTAAAACAATTCTGATCACGCGATCAGCTGGACAATCAAGTCAATTTAGCGATCGCCTCGCAACACTAGGTGCTAATGTCATTGAAATGCCTGCATTAGAAATTGGTCCGCCTGTGAGTTGGGAAGACTTAGATCGGGCGATCGCCCATATAGCTGATTTCGATTGGTTAGTTTTAACTTCTACAAATGGTGTAGACTACTTTTTTACACGATTGGCAACACAAGGTAAAGATGCACGGGTTTTAGCTGGAGTCAAAATTGCCGTAGTGGGTGAAAAAACTGCGCATAGTCTCGAACAACACGGTTTACACCCAGATTTTATTCCACCTAGTTTTATTGCCGATGCTTTAGTAGAGCACTTTCCCGAAGCTTTGCTAGGAAAGAAAGTCTTATTTCCACGAGTCGAAACCGGAGGAAGAGAAGTTTTAGTCAAAGAGTTTACAGCTAAGGGTGCAGACGTTGTTGAAGTCGCCGCATATGAGTCGCGTTGTCCGCAAACCATTTCTCCAGACGCTTTAAAAGCTTTGCAACAGCAAGTAGTCGATGTCATTACATTTGCAAGTTCCAAAACCGTTAAGAATTTCTGTCAGTTGTTAGCAAGTCATGGTGGTGCTAATTTAGATTCTATTTGTATTGCATCAATTGGTCCTCTCACTTCTAAAGCTTGTCAGCAACAATTTGGGCGAGTCGATATTGAAGCTGAAGAATATACTTTGGAAGGACTTGCACAAGCAATCGTGCAGTGGCCAAAGCATTGA
- a CDS encoding tetratricopeptide repeat protein codes for MTKTPQLTVFAITVVGIGLTILIFFIREGVITSSIYKQGVKLYQDKNYKEAEAAFYQVIARHPSNDLARLLLGDTLLQQDRVEDAIATWQELTIRAPKNVDAHLRLGMALLKHNQLESAIASLETAKNLFQAQRNPQKAETVAQLLQEISQQQSLSSPTLNHD; via the coding sequence ATGACTAAGACGCCCCAACTGACTGTATTTGCAATTACCGTCGTCGGTATTGGTTTAACGATATTGATTTTCTTTATCCGTGAAGGAGTTATTACCTCTAGTATTTATAAACAAGGAGTCAAACTCTATCAAGATAAAAACTATAAAGAAGCGGAAGCCGCTTTTTATCAGGTGATTGCGCGTCACCCAAGTAACGATTTAGCGCGCTTATTGCTAGGAGATACTTTACTACAACAAGATCGAGTAGAAGATGCGATCGCAACTTGGCAAGAATTAACAATTCGCGCACCGAAAAATGTTGATGCACATTTACGCTTAGGAATGGCATTGCTAAAGCACAATCAATTAGAAAGTGCGATCGCTTCTCTTGAAACTGCCAAAAACTTATTTCAAGCTCAACGCAATCCACAAAAAGCTGAAACTGTTGCTCAACTTCTCCAAGAAATTAGTCAGCAGCAAAGTTTAAGTTCACCTACTTTAAATCATGACTAG
- a CDS encoding orange carotenoid protein N-terminal domain-containing protein — protein sequence MTYATDDKTKKSVQTFQQFDVDTQLGLLWFGYKDIKDQLQPANETSAQDTAEALFNQIQSLSKEEQLQAQRDIASRANNDISGAYSSLSSSGKLDLWLRLAQGMDKGTVIQVPSDYELPAETKDFADMIKQLDFEQRIDFMRSAVVEMGAK from the coding sequence ATGACTTACGCTACTGATGATAAGACAAAAAAATCTGTCCAAACATTTCAACAATTCGATGTAGATACACAACTGGGTTTATTGTGGTTTGGTTACAAAGACATCAAAGATCAACTGCAACCAGCAAATGAAACTTCTGCCCAAGATACTGCAGAAGCATTGTTTAATCAAATTCAATCTTTGTCAAAAGAAGAGCAACTACAAGCGCAGCGCGACATTGCAAGTCGGGCAAATAATGACATCAGCGGTGCTTATAGCTCTTTGAGTTCGAGTGGTAAGCTTGACTTGTGGTTGCGCCTAGCTCAAGGGATGGATAAGGGTACAGTAATTCAAGTACCATCTGATTATGAGTTGCCTGCTGAAACCAAAGATTTTGCGGATATGATCAAGCAACTCGATTTTGAACAACGCATCGACTTTATGCGCAGTGCTGTAGTGGAAATGGGAGCTAAGTAG